Proteins from a single region of Chloroflexota bacterium:
- a CDS encoding protein kinase, translating into MKEFSAGQIVGQYTIIGVLGRGRSTVSYVAEQPSLSRKVVVKTLPIPPADPDIASQFTQAAKFVAQMDSPVVAPVYEATILDDTCLLVEKYIEGGALADRLESTLTAEEAANMLAAVAHALESLHARGIAYGRLTPNNLLLAPGGAVLLDDLVFARIASAPESMPGVNGAYLPPERRTGQPATTTGDIFALGVLAIHLSMGPAFAARTGNAESPIQVPREIAWTESRRRAVQSAIAPEPSKRTQSIATIVDEFRAKAVASGRGASALNGKPHPPRPGLWLAWALLGILMVAVVAVSAVMFNQQQQCKQIGVIKLVQAQQYVDNRKYDDARRAYQAVLDCDSANADAVAGLGLVADKEQLPAVFAAGQRRFDDGDFVGALEQWGRVKKSDPSYPGLNEKLYGANASRAVELVQSGTVISAVAYFNEALALRPNDAAVAVQRQQAVLFVDAQKAYDGRQWTAASDKFANLYAATPGYQPNLPALLFNSYVNAAKDTWQEHRCTETVVWLVKAAAISSIDVGVATTMLAEVRAACATPTPTPSPTSTPRPVPTPTPHYCFVPEVVGQAERPGVIYIEGKVLDRTGKGVAGMLVKVRPRAGGPDVFALTVPSGDFNYHGLNGAADWLISMKDYESRERLVSFPGGGWVIFVNIQEKPCPSN; encoded by the coding sequence ATGAAAGAATTTTCAGCCGGCCAAATCGTCGGCCAGTACACGATTATCGGCGTCCTGGGCCGTGGGCGCAGTACCGTAAGTTATGTGGCCGAGCAGCCCAGCCTGTCGCGCAAGGTCGTCGTAAAAACGTTGCCGATCCCGCCGGCCGATCCGGATATAGCGTCGCAATTCACACAAGCCGCGAAGTTCGTGGCGCAGATGGATAGCCCGGTCGTGGCGCCGGTCTATGAAGCGACAATTCTGGACGATACGTGTTTGCTGGTCGAAAAATACATCGAGGGCGGCGCGTTGGCGGATCGCCTCGAGTCCACCCTCACGGCGGAAGAGGCGGCGAACATGCTGGCGGCCGTGGCGCATGCGTTGGAAAGTCTGCACGCCCGCGGGATTGCCTACGGACGCCTGACACCGAACAATTTGCTGCTGGCGCCGGGCGGTGCCGTTCTGTTGGACGATCTGGTCTTTGCACGCATCGCCAGCGCACCCGAATCGATGCCCGGCGTCAACGGCGCCTATCTGCCGCCGGAACGGCGTACCGGGCAACCGGCCACGACTACTGGCGATATTTTCGCGCTCGGCGTTCTGGCGATTCATCTATCTATGGGGCCCGCCTTTGCCGCACGCACGGGCAACGCTGAATCTCCCATACAGGTTCCGCGCGAGATCGCGTGGACTGAAAGTCGCCGACGAGCGGTCCAATCGGCCATAGCGCCGGAACCTTCTAAGCGCACCCAATCGATCGCCACTATCGTGGACGAGTTCAGGGCCAAGGCCGTGGCCTCCGGGCGTGGCGCATCCGCGTTGAACGGAAAACCGCACCCGCCCCGGCCGGGGCTGTGGCTCGCGTGGGCATTACTGGGCATTCTGATGGTGGCCGTGGTAGCGGTGTCGGCTGTGATGTTCAACCAGCAACAACAGTGCAAACAGATCGGCGTCATTAAGTTGGTGCAAGCACAGCAATACGTGGACAACCGGAAATATGATGACGCCCGGCGCGCCTACCAAGCGGTGCTCGACTGCGATTCGGCCAATGCAGACGCCGTCGCCGGTCTCGGGCTCGTTGCCGACAAGGAGCAATTGCCCGCGGTATTTGCCGCCGGCCAGCGGCGGTTTGACGACGGCGATTTTGTGGGCGCCTTGGAGCAATGGGGTCGTGTGAAGAAATCGGATCCAAGCTATCCGGGACTGAACGAGAAACTGTACGGCGCCAACGCCAGTCGCGCCGTGGAACTCGTCCAGAGCGGAACCGTGATAAGCGCGGTGGCATACTTTAATGAAGCACTCGCATTGCGTCCCAACGATGCCGCCGTCGCTGTGCAACGCCAGCAGGCCGTTCTGTTTGTCGACGCGCAGAAAGCGTATGACGGGCGGCAATGGACCGCCGCGTCGGATAAATTCGCGAACTTGTACGCGGCAACTCCAGGCTACCAGCCTAACCTGCCTGCGTTGTTGTTCAACAGCTATGTCAATGCCGCCAAAGACACCTGGCAGGAGCATCGTTGCACGGAAACCGTCGTATGGCTGGTGAAAGCGGCGGCGATCAGCAGTATCGACGTGGGTGTGGCGACGACCATGCTCGCGGAGGTGCGCGCTGCGTGCGCTACACCTACGCCCACACCCAGTCCAACAAGCACGCCGCGGCCCGTACCGACGCCGACCCCGCATTACTGTTTCGTCCCGGAGGTCGTCGGGCAGGCCGAGCGCCCAGGCGTTATCTATATCGAAGGCAAGGTGCTCGACCGAACCGGCAAAGGTGTCGCTGGGATGTTGGTAAAAGTCCGGCCCAGAGCGGGCGGACCCGATGTGTTTGCGCTAACGGTGCCCAGCGGAGATTTCAATTATCACGGCTTGAACGGTGCAGCCGACTGGCTCATCAGCATGAAAGACTATGAATCGCGCGAACGGCTGGTATCGTTCCCGGGTGGCGGATGGGTCATCTTCGTCAATATTCAGGAAAAGCCATGCCCGTCGAACTAG
- a CDS encoding protein kinase, giving the protein MIGRILKNRYRLAAQIGQGGMGVLYRARDLQLERQVAIKILRAGSDVSIAMRFQQEARIIAGLQHPHILQVLDYGQADDLLFMVLPLAEGGTLYDRIHGKAMPLDFATNVLCVLTDALAAAHEHDPAIVHRDLKPSNVLYTKPDAHILLADFGIAKILGGESTLILGSHAGNDKQLLTRTGVLVGTPEYMSPEQAGGSVVDARSDVYALGVMLYEMLSGATPFHGATAWQTLELHASAPVPSLRKRRGDLSDQIEYVVTRALAKRPEDRFQNVREFWDAWQSGLAGNLAVPEPKPSVERIPPVAPKPRPFPAWWIAAAAAVVVVIALAYAVARNGTLTLQAEAAYQQGIVYANADTPQLALIEFDKALAFDPSYKDAAARRDAARLAIESQAAIRTADRDLADGRYCEAIDRYDSVRNRPEISTANVFRAGVECGRLRLYADEVDLALARFDGALSLPGRSEDSEARALQRLAADYRKGLDAFSAGQWDRAIAVLSSIADRLPRAKPRLAQSYVQRGRQTKSGAGIDALERAVEDFERADRVVPDNPEIRSALTGGRAELYQAYVGDARSLLAGNQCASLPQVEDRLAKATVLNPTNAELAELQNQLAGQKQISLATIANSRSGFSGTQGKNGWFYLITVVGNSTALEPINFWNEETRTWYTFHQWVRMEELGAHPGFPSSSNSKDIIRRWRSPATGRVHIYVSAYKLDVEDPYNPGDGVTVYLRYKGAYPWSAPIRALDTIGVRNAEVAALAVNAGDDLDFGIDPRTGPGHDYTAMEITVKLETQSCTK; this is encoded by the coding sequence ATGATAGGCCGCATCCTCAAGAACCGTTACCGCCTCGCGGCGCAGATCGGGCAAGGCGGCATGGGTGTTCTCTATCGCGCACGCGACCTGCAACTGGAGCGCCAGGTTGCGATCAAGATTCTGCGTGCGGGCAGCGACGTGTCAATCGCCATGCGCTTCCAGCAGGAGGCGCGCATCATCGCCGGTCTCCAACACCCCCATATCTTGCAGGTGCTCGATTATGGCCAGGCGGACGACCTGCTGTTCATGGTGCTTCCGCTGGCGGAGGGCGGCACGCTTTACGATCGGATTCATGGCAAAGCGATGCCGCTCGACTTCGCGACTAATGTGCTGTGTGTGTTGACCGACGCGCTGGCGGCTGCCCACGAGCATGATCCTGCCATCGTCCATCGCGACTTGAAACCGTCCAATGTCCTGTACACGAAACCGGACGCCCACATCTTGCTGGCGGATTTTGGCATCGCCAAGATCCTGGGCGGCGAGAGCACGCTCATCCTCGGAAGCCACGCGGGCAACGACAAGCAGTTGCTGACCCGCACCGGGGTACTGGTGGGAACGCCCGAGTACATGTCGCCCGAGCAAGCAGGCGGCTCCGTCGTGGATGCGCGCAGTGACGTCTACGCACTAGGCGTCATGCTGTATGAGATGCTTTCTGGCGCGACGCCGTTCCATGGCGCAACCGCGTGGCAAACACTGGAGCTGCACGCCTCGGCGCCGGTGCCGAGTTTGCGGAAAAGACGTGGCGATCTCAGCGACCAGATCGAATATGTAGTCACACGCGCCCTGGCTAAGCGCCCGGAAGATCGCTTCCAAAATGTGCGGGAATTTTGGGATGCCTGGCAATCCGGCCTGGCCGGCAACCTTGCCGTTCCGGAGCCGAAGCCGTCAGTGGAACGCATCCCACCGGTTGCGCCGAAGCCGCGCCCGTTCCCGGCATGGTGGATCGCTGCCGCCGCAGCGGTTGTCGTCGTAATCGCTCTGGCGTATGCCGTAGCTCGCAACGGCACCCTGACATTGCAGGCAGAAGCGGCATACCAGCAAGGTATCGTCTATGCGAATGCGGACACACCGCAACTGGCGCTCATCGAATTCGACAAGGCACTGGCGTTCGATCCGAGCTACAAAGATGCCGCCGCCCGCCGTGATGCGGCGCGATTGGCGATCGAGTCACAGGCGGCCATTCGCACCGCCGATCGCGATCTGGCCGATGGCCGCTACTGCGAGGCGATCGACCGGTACGATAGCGTTCGCAACCGGCCGGAAATCAGCACGGCCAATGTCTTTCGCGCCGGCGTCGAGTGCGGCCGCCTTCGCTTGTACGCGGATGAAGTAGATCTTGCGCTCGCCCGCTTCGATGGCGCGTTGTCGCTGCCGGGACGAAGCGAGGATTCTGAGGCGCGTGCCCTGCAGCGTCTGGCGGCAGACTATCGCAAGGGGCTCGACGCCTTTAGCGCGGGTCAGTGGGATCGGGCCATAGCTGTGTTGTCCTCGATAGCTGATCGCCTGCCACGGGCGAAGCCGCGCCTGGCACAATCCTACGTCCAGCGTGGACGCCAGACAAAGAGCGGCGCAGGTATCGACGCGCTTGAACGCGCGGTCGAAGACTTCGAGCGCGCCGATCGCGTCGTGCCGGATAATCCGGAAATTCGCAGTGCGCTGACGGGCGGCCGCGCCGAGCTTTATCAAGCATACGTCGGGGATGCTCGCAGCCTATTGGCCGGCAACCAATGTGCGAGTCTGCCGCAGGTGGAGGACCGCCTGGCCAAAGCGACCGTGCTCAATCCAACCAACGCCGAACTTGCGGAACTTCAGAACCAGTTGGCCGGGCAGAAGCAGATTAGCCTCGCGACGATTGCCAACTCGCGGTCCGGTTTCAGCGGCACGCAGGGGAAAAACGGCTGGTTCTACCTCATAACCGTAGTCGGCAACAGCACGGCGCTGGAGCCGATCAATTTCTGGAATGAAGAAACGCGAACGTGGTACACGTTTCACCAGTGGGTACGCATGGAAGAGCTGGGCGCGCATCCTGGTTTCCCGTCGAGTTCCAACAGCAAAGACATCATTCGCCGGTGGCGAAGCCCGGCGACCGGGCGCGTGCACATCTACGTCAGCGCATATAAGCTGGACGTCGAGGATCCCTACAACCCGGGCGACGGCGTGACGGTCTATTTGCGCTACAAAGGCGCGTACCCGTGGTCGGCGCCAATCAGAGCGCTCGATACCATCGGCGTGCGCAATGCGGAGGTAGCCGCTCTCGCCGTGAACGCCGGCGACGATCTTGATTTTGGCATTGACCCGCGCACCGGTCCGGGACATGACTACACGGCTATGGAAATCACTGTGAAACTCGAAACGCAAAGCTGCACGAAATAG